AGAAAAACCATTGTATTGATAGAGATAGAAAAGCATCCTTTCAAAGATATGGCAGATTGGCAGGAAGCTTAATGCTCTTGTTTCCTTATAATCTAAGCTTTTTTTCTTTGGAATCCTTGGAATAGCACCCAATACGTTTGAAACAATATTGTTGTGGGTAAGCATTACTCCTTTAGGTCTTCCGGTAGTTCCGGAAGTATAAATAATAGTTGCAAGATCCTCTGTATTGATAGCATTGGAAAGGTCGTCTACTTCAATTTGTGTAGATTCATCTTTACCCAGATCCAGGATTTCTCTCCAGTTGGCAGCACCGCTGATGTTGTCGAAAGTAAATATTCCCTGTAGACTTGGGATATTATGTTTTACTTTCATAACCTTAGTCAGCAGCTCTTTATCAGAAACAAAACAGTACTGAATTTCAGCATTGTTGAAGATAAATTCATAATCTTCAGGTGAAATACTTGGATAAACGGGTACAGAAACAACTCCGATCTGAGAAAGCCCGAAGTCCATAATAGCCCATTCAGTACGGGAATTGGTCGTAATCAAAGCGATTTTATCACCCGGTTTTATGCCCAGCTTCAGTAACCCTCTGGATATCTTATTTCCCTCATTAATAAACTCCTGCGTAGAAGTTTTTTTCCACTCACCCTGATACTTGGTTACAAACATATCCGTTTTAGGATATTTTTCTAAAGCGTAGTGCGGAATATCGAATAATCTCTTGATCGTCATGATTTTTTAAATAATTTATAAAGAAATTTAAATATAAGCATTTTTTTTAATTGAAAACGTATGAGTGTAATAATTAGAAATTAGTTAAATGCTTGCCATAATATATTGAATCAAAAAGGGGGCCGGAAGCCTTTAAAGGGTGGTTGCGGTGGCTCATTAAGAATACGGTATACCTTAGCTTACCGTTTTTACTTTCACTCTTGAATTGGATGGTATTCCCAATTGGTAAACCGGGATGCCATTTGTAGGTACTTTGAACCTTAGAATGTATTTCAGCTCCCTTTTTTATGCGTTTTTCCTGTCTTTAATTTATATTTTCAGATTTGCTTAAAAAGTGTAAATTTACGGCTATCTAATTATTTTTTTTATGGACTTTAATTTATCGGAAGAACAGCTGATGATTCAGCAGGCAGCAAGAGATTTTGCACAGAACGAACTATTACCTGGAGTGATTGAAAGAGACCGTGACCAGAAATTCCCTGCAGAACAGGTGAAAAAAATGGGAGAAATGGGCCTTTTAGGAATGATGGTAGATCCACAATATGGAGGAGCGGGTATGGACAGCGTTTCTTACGTGCTGGCAATGGAGGAGATTGCAAAAGTAGATGCTTCTGCAGCTGTTGTAATGTCTGTAAATAACTCATTGGTTTGTGCCGGTCTTGAAAAATTTGCTTCTGAAGAACAGAAAGTAAAATATCTTACTCCACTGGCTAGCGGACAGGTAATCGGAGCTTTTGCATTATCTGAGCCTGAAGCTGGTTCTGATGCAACTTCTCAGAAAACAACTGCTGAAGACAAAGGAGATTATTATCTTTTAAACGGGATCAAAAACTGGATCACCAATGGTGGAACAGCTACTTATTATATCGTAATTGCACAGACAGATCCTGAGAAAAAACACAAAGGGATCAATGCTTTCATCGTAGAAAGAGGATGGGAAGGATTTGAAATCGGACTGAAAGAAGACAAATTAGGAATCAGAGGAAGTGATACGCACTCTTTGATCTTTAATAATGTAAAAGTTCCAAAAGAAAACAGAATTGGTGCTGATGGATTCGGGTTCAACTTTGCAATGGCAGTATTGAACGGAGGAAGAATCGGTATTGCTTCTCAGGCTTTAGGTATTGCTGCAGGAGCTTACGAACTGGCATTGAAATATGCTAAAACAAGAAAAGCTTTCAAAACTGAGATCATCAACCACCAGGCTATCGCATTCAAATTGGCTGATATGGCAACTCAGATTACGGCAGCAAGAATGTTATGTTTCAAAGCGGCATGTGAAAAAGATGCAGGAAAAGATATATCTGAAAGTGGAGCTATGGCAAAACTATACTCTTCTCAGGTAGCAATGGATACTACTATTGAAGCAGTACAGATCCACGGTGGATACGGATACGTGAAAGAATACCACGTAGAAAGATTAATGAGAGATGCGAAAATTACTCAGATCTACGAAGGAACTTCTGAAATTCAGAAAATCGTGATCTCAAGAAGCATCGCAAAATAACATTTTATAAAGCACACTACTATGAAAAAATCTTTGTGGATCACCCTCGGTGTTGTATTACTGTTACTAGGTGTATTTGTCTGGTATAAATACTATTTTGTTTTCGGAGAAGGAGTGAAATCCGGATACCTGAACTATGCCATGAAAAAAGGCTATATCTTCAAAACCTATGAAGGTAAACTGATTCAGGAAGGCTTCGGAAGAGGAAAAACAGGAACAATTACAAGCTATGAGTTTGAGTTTTCTGTGGATGACCCTGAGATTTTCAAACAATTGGAAACCAACAGCGGTAAAACCTTTGATCTGCATTACAAAGAATACAACGGCGCGCTCCCATGGAGAGGAAATACAAAGTTTGTCGTAGACAAAGTAGTGAATATGAAATAAAAAACAAATAAGGCTCTCAATCTGAGGGCCTTATTTTACACCAAATCACAAAATATTAATATATGAAATAAAAATTTCCAAACTTATTTTGAACCTTATTTAACAACAAAGATTCATTACACTTTGCTTTTACTTAAAGTTAAGAGGAATTTTCCAAATAAGCAAACTGTTTCACTGAATGTTTGATAAAATTAAACATTAGAATTGAACTTCAATTCTAAACCTCATTAAAAAAACATTAAAAATCCACCATGAAGATGGATTTTAAACTTAGTGAGAGTCGTTATGAGGGATATTTTTATTCTTCTTTTTGTAAAAGTAATATCCAATACCAGCAATAAGGAATAAAGGCCACAACGGAAGAATAAAGAGGAAAATAGAAGTGATCACCTCCCAGCCTGATTCAATGGCTGCCAATGATTTTCCACCGAAAGTTTTAGGTTCTTTTTCTGTTTGAGTCTTATCACTGATATTTATATTGATCGTACAGATCGTATTGTCTGCATAATTACGCCCTGAAACCTGAATATCTTTAGTGTCTATGTCTCCAACATTACTGTTGATGGCATCCATTAAACCATCAAAATGCTGAATAGGAACTTTGATATCAAGACTGTATGTTTTTTGATTCTCTCCATAAGGACTGGCAGATTCCACATAAGAAAGATTTTCACTTTTGATGTAGCCGTTATTTTTATGGGCTTCTTCTCTAATGATTTCCTTCACCGTTTCTGCATTCTCTGCTTTTATGACAAGATATCCTGATTTCACCATTTTATCTTTTGGCATATTTAGTTCATAGCTGTCATTTTTAGGTTTGTCCTTATAAATGATTTTAGTTTCTTTAATGACTTTTGGAGCCGGAGCTTTTACAGCAGCTTTTTCAGATTTCTTTTCCGCTGAATCCTTTTCTTCTATTTTAGATTCCAATTTTGTATTGGCCATTTTATCAGATAAAGAATCTACCATTTTGGAGGTTTTTTCTATTTTCTGATGAATATCGTTCTTGGTATCTTCAAAATCTTTTATTTTAATACTGGCAGAATCCATGATCTGGTTTGCTGTTTTACTTGCATTGTCAATGGTTTCTGTAACAGCAGTAGCAGTGCTGTCGGCTGTATTGATAACTTCATTGATTTTATTCTGTGCAGCTTCTCCTTTTTTACACATAATGAAAGTGCTTGATACAGCAATGAGTAATATGAATTTTTTCATAACATTAATTTTTTTGATGAAGTAAAATTAGGAGGGAAGTTCTTGTAAAGATTGTAAATAGAATGTATTGTGCTGGTAAAACTCTAACGGTTATATTTTCAGTGTTTTGTATTTGTTTTACAAAAGATTTACAAAGCGGTTTTGTGTTTTTGAAGCTTTGAAATTATTAGAAAATCTTGTGTTTTTATCAAATATTTGTTCGAAAATCTAAAAATTCCCATCCTTTGGAGGTGTGGCGAAAATTCAAAGAATTTTTGACGGGGTGGTTTCAGACAGCATTCCATAAAAAAATCCGCAGAAATTTTCTGCGGATCTATATTATAAACAATTTTGTATTTTAATTAGTGTTCCTGGAATTCACTAATGAAATGTAATTTCACATTCGGGAATTTTTCCTGTGTCATATGAATTGTGAAAGAGGAATCTGCAAGGAATACTAGTTGGTTGTATTTATCTCTCGCCAGGAATCTTTGTTTTAATCTGGCAAATTCTTTGAACTCTTCAGATTTTTCATCTGCTTCTACCCAACATGCTTTGTGCATAGATAGAGGTTCATAAGTACATTTTGCACCATATTCATGTTCCAGACGGTATTGGATAACCTCATACTGAAGAGCTCCCACTGTTCCGATGATCTTTCTGTTATTCATCTCAAGAGTAAACAGCTGTGCAACCCCTTCATCCATCAACTGGTCAATACCTTTTGCCAATTGCTTAGCTTTCAACGGATCGTTGTTGTTGATATAACGGAAATGTTCAGGAGAGAAGCTTGGAATACCTTTGAAGCTCAATTTTTCTCCACCTGTAAGCGTATCTCCGATTCTGAAACTTCCGGTATCATGTAAACCTACGATATCACCAGGGAAACTTTCCTCCACTACCTCTTTTTTATCTGCAAAGAATGCGTTAGGAGAGGAGAATTTCATTTTTTTACCTTCTCTTACCAATAAATAGTTCTCGTTTCTCTTGAATGTTCCCGAAACAATCTTCACGAAAGCAAGTCTGTCTCTGTGCTTAGGATCCATATTCGCATGAATTTTGAAAACAAATCCTGTGAAAGTGCTTTCTTCAGGTTTTACAAGACGGGTGTCACTTTCTTTTGGCTGTGGCATTGGAGCAATATCAATGAAAGCATCCAGTAATTCACGTACTCCAAAGTTATTTAAAGCTGAACCGAAAAATACAGGCTGAAGATCACCTTTCATATAATCATCACGGTTAAATTCAGGGTAAACAGATTGAATCAAATCAAGTTCTTCTCTTAAAGTTTTTGCTGCTTTTTCACCAATAACATCATCAATAGAAGTATCATTGATATCATCAAACTTAATAGAATCTCCAACTTTCTGTTTTTTCTCTTCTAAGAATAACTGAATATTGTCTTCCCAGATATTATAAATTCCCTGAAAGTCACTTCCCATACCAATCGGTAAAGAAAGAGGACAAACTGTTAATCCCAGTTTTTGTTCTACTTCGTCCAAAAGATCGAAAGCATCTTTACCTTCACGGTCAAGTTTATTAATGAAAACCAACATCGGAATGTTTCTCATTCTGCAAACCTGAACCAGTTTTTCAGTCTGTTCCTCAACTCCTTTTGCAACGTCAATAACAACGATTACAGAATCTACAGCTGTTAAAGTTCTGTAGGTATCTTCAGCAAAGTCTTTGTGACCCGGAGTATCCAGGATATTGATTTTGTGGTCTCTATATTCAAAAGCCAATACGGAAGTTGCTACAGAGATTCCTCTCTGTCTTTCGATTTCCATAAAGTCGGAGGTAGCTCCTTTTTTTATTTTGTTGGATTTTACCGCACCTGCTTCCTGAATAGCACCCCCGAAAAGAAGTAGCTTTTCCGTAAGAGTTGTTTTTCCGGCATCCGGGTGGGAAATGATCCCGAAGGTCTTTCTTTTTTGTATTTCTTTGATTAAGTCTGACATATCGTATTTTGAAGTTGCAAAAATCGTGATTTTTTGCGAGGTTTTCAAATTTAAATTACAACAATGCTTATTAGGTTATAGAGTGGGCGGGCAGGAGAGTTTGAGAATGATAAAGAAAAGAGTGTATTGCAATAGCTGTTTTCTCATGTGTACCGGATAAATCATTGTTTTAAATCCTTTTGTTTAAATTCCGTAAGCAACCCCCAGAGCGAAATGTATTAAGAAGAGGAAAAGCAGACCAAAGAATCCCCATTCAAAAGAAGACTTGAAAAACTTTTGCCTGTAGATTCAATCCTATGGAATGGTCATTCTGTATTTACTTTGTGATGTTCATAAGTAAAAAGATGCAAGTAAGAAATTCCTTTTTTAGTTGCCTGTGGCATTCAAAAAAATTATCTTTGTTTCTAATAAACTTTTACAGAGAAAGGATGGGAAATAGCAAATATCCGAAGTTTACCTTCACATGGTTTGGCGGTGTTGTTTTGGTGGTTGGATTATTCGTGGGAACAATGGCTGTTTCTCTATTCAGTACTTTTTGGAAAGTTGTTTTCAAAGAAAATCTTGAGCTTAAAGAGTGGTTCCTGATGGTTGCAAATTCTGTAGGATTCCTTACTGCTATTGCATTTTTTGATTTTTTTATCGTAAGGCGTACTACCCAAAAGAAGCTTAATTTCAATTTATCATCCGTTAACTTCTCTACCTATCTTCTTATTTTTCCAATGATGGCGGGGATGATGTTTATTTCAGAATTTATTGCCGCTCAGATTCCTACTACAGGACCTTTTTTTGGTGATTTTTATGAATATTTTACCCAGTTGATGAGCCAGCTGACCGATAATCCTGTAGTAATGATTATCATGACAGTAATTATGGCTCCTGTTTTTGAGGAAATTATATTCAGAGGGATTATCCAGAAAGGATTGATTAATAAAGGAGTAGAACCCTGGAAAGCAATTTTATATGCTTCCATTATTTTTGGAGTGGTTCACGGAAATCCATGGCAGTTTATCAGTGCAGTGATGCTGGGCTGTGTGCTAGGATTGGTATATCATAAAACAAAATCTTTACTGATGCCCATACTGCTGCATGCGTTTAATAATTTAACCCTGTCGCTGTTGGTACTTTATGGTAAAGATGAAAGTTTTGCAAAAGTTCTTAATGTTTCAGAATGGCTTGTACTGGCTGTAGGAATTGTACTTTTCTCTTTATTCTATTATCTTTTTATGAAGAAGTATAAAGTACATTATGCTGAAATGTAATTAACCAAGCTAAAAAGTAAAATTGAAAATGAATATAGAAATGGAATTATTAGTAGCTACACACAACGAACATAAAAAAGAAGAAATCCAACAGATCCTGGGAAGTGATTGCGTTGTGAAAAGTCTTACCGATTATCATATTCACGAAGAAATTGTGGAAGACGGAGACTCTTTTCATGCCAATGCACTGATCAAGGCAAAATACTGTTTCGAAAAAACAGGAGTTCCAAGTTTGGGAGATGATAGCGGTCTGGTAGTAGAGTCTCTGGACGGAAGACCTGGCATCTTCTCTGCACGTTACGCCGGAGATCATGATTTTGCGAAAAATATTGAAAAAGTGCTGGAAGAAATGCAGGGAATTGAAAACAGAAAGGCTTATTTTGTTACCGTTCTTTGTTACTATGATGAAAAAGGTGCTCAATATTTTGAAGGCAGAGTTCACGGAAATTTACTGACAGAAAATAAAGGTTTTAAAGGATTCGGATATGATCCTATTTTTGTTCCGGTAGGGTATGAAAGAACCTTTGCAGAAATGGATCCGGAAGACAAAAACAAAATCAGCCACCGCAAACAGGCTTTAGATTTATTTATGGATTTTTTAAAAGTGACTGATTAAGTTTAAATATCAGCGTGAACCACCCATTTAGATTTTCTGTCGTACATTTGTTACAATAAATTATTGATTTGAGTACTTATTTAACAATATTAGGCTTCAATTCAGCGATTCCAACCATCAATACATCACCCACAGCTCAGCTGCTGGAAATGGAAGAAAGACTCTTCCTTATTGATTGTGGAGAAGGTACACAGGTACAGCTGAGAAAAGCAAAAGCAAGATTTTCAAAAATCAATCATATTTTTATTTCCCATCTTCATGGGGATCACTGTTTCGGGCTTCCGGGACTTATTGCCTCTTTTCGTCTTTTAGGAAGAGATACCCCGCTGCATGTCTATGGCCCGAAAGGTATTAAGAAGATGCTGGAAACCATTTTCCAGATTACGGAAACACACCGCGGTTTTGAAGTGGTATATCATGAGCTGGATAAAGATTATTCTGAAAAAATATATGAGGACAACAGAGTAGAAGTATATACTATTCCACTGGATCACAGGATTTACTGTAACGGTTACCTTTTTAAGGAAAAGCCGAAAGACAGACATCTTAATATGAAAGAAATTGCCAAATACAGTGAGATTGAAACCTGTGATTATCATAATATAAAAGCAGGAAAAGATGTTGTACTGAGCGATGGTTATGTTCTTAAAAATGAAATTCTGACTCTTGAACCTGCTCCACCGGTATCCTATGCATTTTGCAGCGATACCCGTTACCTTGAAAGTGTCATTCCGATTATTAAAAACGTTACCGTTCTCTATCATGAATCAACATTTTTGCATGATTTGAAGGAAATGGCTGATTATACAGGACATACTACGGCATTGGAGGCGGCAACTATTGCTCAGAAAGCTCAGGTTGAAAAATTGATTTTAGGACATTTTTCTAACAGATATGCTGATCTGACTGTATTTACTGATGAAGCCAGAAATATTTTTCCCAATACATTTTTACCAAAAGCATTGGAAAGTGTAAAGATTTAAAATGAATATGCTGAAATTTGAAGAACTCAGAGATTTTCTCAACGAAAAAGCAGATCAGTACAATGCTCCCGATTTTATTGAAAATGATCCCATACAGATTCCTCATCGTTTTTCTTTAAAACAGGACATTGAAATTGCAGGATTTCTGGCAGCTACAATTTCCTGGGGAAACAGAAAGTCAATCATTAATTCTGCAGATAAAATGCTTGATATTATGGGAAATTCTCCCTATGATTTTGTGATGAATTATTCAGAGAAAGATCTGGAAGATATTCAGGATAAAAGCATTCACAGAACTTTCAATGGGCAGGATTTTTCCTACTTCATCAAACAGTTCAACAGGATTTATAAAGAAAATGAAAGCCTGGAAAGTCTGTTTGAGGTAAAAGAACCGGAGAATAATTTTCTCCACGCCATAGAACGATTCAGAAACGGATTTCTGGAAACAGAAAAGCACAGAAGCCATAAACATATCAGTTCACCTTATAAAAACTCGTCTGCTAAAAGAATTATTATGTTTTTGCGGTGGATGGTACGTAAAGATAAGCGGGGTGTTGATTTTGGAATCTGGGAAAATATAGATCAGAAAAACCTTTCCATTCCGTTGGATGTGCATACCGGAAATATCTCCAGAAAATTGGGATTGGTTTCCAGAACACAAAATGACTGGAAAACGGTAGAAGAACTGGATGCTGCCATTAGAAAATTTGACGAAGCAGATCCTGCAAAATATGATTTTGCCTTGTTTGGATTAGGCGTTACCAAAGAACTGTTGTAAAAATATAAAGGATGAAAAAATATAACGAAAAAACAGAAGTTCTTGAAAAAATAGCGGACAGTATTACATCATGGATAGGGTCTATTCAGTCTCTGATTGTACATACTCTGCTGTTTCTTACTTCGTTTTTGCTTCCGATGCTGCATATAGTAGATTTTGATAAGATGCTTCTGATTCTCACTACAGTGCTCTCTCTGGAGGCTATTTATCTGGCTATTTTTATCCAGATGTCGGTTAATAAAAGTCACGAGAAAATTGAAGATATCCAGGAAGATATTGAAGAGATCAGTGAAGATATTGAAGACATTCAGGAAGATATCGAAGAAATCAGTGAGGATATTGAAGAGATCAGCGAAGATATAGAAGAGATCAATGAGGACATAGAAGATATCCAGGAAGATATTGAAGAGATCAATGAAGAAGAGGAAGAAGAGGATCACAATGAAAGAGCAAAAAACGTAATATTGAGGAGTAATGTAAACTCTAATAAAAACGAAATAAAAGCTTTAAAAGATATTATCTCTCAGCTGAAAAATGAAATCGAGCAATTGAAAAAAGAGGAATAGCTGCAACTGAATAATGGTAATAAGATATAAACAGATCAATGGTATTGATCTGTTTTTTTATGGATGGATTTTTGATCTAAATGATTTGCGGAAAATATAATAATAAGAAAAAAATATTGTGAATCTAGGTGTTTATTTGAAAAATAGTAATGTTAAAGGCGGATTTGTTATTATTATTTTTGCTACATTTGAACAAATGAAAACAAAATGTTAA
The window above is part of the Chryseobacterium sp. MA9 genome. Proteins encoded here:
- a CDS encoding acyl-CoA dehydrogenase family protein; translation: MDFNLSEEQLMIQQAARDFAQNELLPGVIERDRDQKFPAEQVKKMGEMGLLGMMVDPQYGGAGMDSVSYVLAMEEIAKVDASAAVVMSVNNSLVCAGLEKFASEEQKVKYLTPLASGQVIGAFALSEPEAGSDATSQKTTAEDKGDYYLLNGIKNWITNGGTATYYIVIAQTDPEKKHKGINAFIVERGWEGFEIGLKEDKLGIRGSDTHSLIFNNVKVPKENRIGADGFGFNFAMAVLNGGRIGIASQALGIAAGAYELALKYAKTRKAFKTEIINHQAIAFKLADMATQITAARMLCFKAACEKDAGKDISESGAMAKLYSSQVAMDTTIEAVQIHGGYGYVKEYHVERLMRDAKITQIYEGTSEIQKIVISRSIAK
- a CDS encoding DUF4349 domain-containing protein, yielding MKKFILLIAVSSTFIMCKKGEAAQNKINEVINTADSTATAVTETIDNASKTANQIMDSASIKIKDFEDTKNDIHQKIEKTSKMVDSLSDKMANTKLESKIEEKDSAEKKSEKAAVKAPAPKVIKETKIIYKDKPKNDSYELNMPKDKMVKSGYLVIKAENAETVKEIIREEAHKNNGYIKSENLSYVESASPYGENQKTYSLDIKVPIQHFDGLMDAINSNVGDIDTKDIQVSGRNYADNTICTININISDKTQTEKEPKTFGGKSLAAIESGWEVITSIFLFILPLWPLFLIAGIGYYFYKKKNKNIPHNDSH
- a CDS encoding peptide chain release factor 3, translated to MSDLIKEIQKRKTFGIISHPDAGKTTLTEKLLLFGGAIQEAGAVKSNKIKKGATSDFMEIERQRGISVATSVLAFEYRDHKINILDTPGHKDFAEDTYRTLTAVDSVIVVIDVAKGVEEQTEKLVQVCRMRNIPMLVFINKLDREGKDAFDLLDEVEQKLGLTVCPLSLPIGMGSDFQGIYNIWEDNIQLFLEEKKQKVGDSIKFDDINDTSIDDVIGEKAAKTLREELDLIQSVYPEFNRDDYMKGDLQPVFFGSALNNFGVRELLDAFIDIAPMPQPKESDTRLVKPEESTFTGFVFKIHANMDPKHRDRLAFVKIVSGTFKRNENYLLVREGKKMKFSSPNAFFADKKEVVEESFPGDIVGLHDTGSFRIGDTLTGGEKLSFKGIPSFSPEHFRYINNNDPLKAKQLAKGIDQLMDEGVAQLFTLEMNNRKIIGTVGALQYEVIQYRLEHEYGAKCTYEPLSMHKACWVEADEKSEEFKEFARLKQRFLARDKYNQLVFLADSSFTIHMTQEKFPNVKLHFISEFQEH
- a CDS encoding CPBP family intramembrane glutamic endopeptidase, which produces MGNSKYPKFTFTWFGGVVLVVGLFVGTMAVSLFSTFWKVVFKENLELKEWFLMVANSVGFLTAIAFFDFFIVRRTTQKKLNFNLSSVNFSTYLLIFPMMAGMMFISEFIAAQIPTTGPFFGDFYEYFTQLMSQLTDNPVVMIIMTVIMAPVFEEIIFRGIIQKGLINKGVEPWKAILYASIIFGVVHGNPWQFISAVMLGCVLGLVYHKTKSLLMPILLHAFNNLTLSLLVLYGKDESFAKVLNVSEWLVLAVGIVLFSLFYYLFMKKYKVHYAEM
- the rdgB gene encoding RdgB/HAM1 family non-canonical purine NTP pyrophosphatase, giving the protein MELLVATHNEHKKEEIQQILGSDCVVKSLTDYHIHEEIVEDGDSFHANALIKAKYCFEKTGVPSLGDDSGLVVESLDGRPGIFSARYAGDHDFAKNIEKVLEEMQGIENRKAYFVTVLCYYDEKGAQYFEGRVHGNLLTENKGFKGFGYDPIFVPVGYERTFAEMDPEDKNKISHRKQALDLFMDFLKVTD
- a CDS encoding ribonuclease Z, with the translated sequence MSTYLTILGFNSAIPTINTSPTAQLLEMEERLFLIDCGEGTQVQLRKAKARFSKINHIFISHLHGDHCFGLPGLIASFRLLGRDTPLHVYGPKGIKKMLETIFQITETHRGFEVVYHELDKDYSEKIYEDNRVEVYTIPLDHRIYCNGYLFKEKPKDRHLNMKEIAKYSEIETCDYHNIKAGKDVVLSDGYVLKNEILTLEPAPPVSYAFCSDTRYLESVIPIIKNVTVLYHESTFLHDLKEMADYTGHTTALEAATIAQKAQVEKLILGHFSNRYADLTVFTDEARNIFPNTFLPKALESVKI
- a CDS encoding TIGR02757 family protein yields the protein MLKFEELRDFLNEKADQYNAPDFIENDPIQIPHRFSLKQDIEIAGFLAATISWGNRKSIINSADKMLDIMGNSPYDFVMNYSEKDLEDIQDKSIHRTFNGQDFSYFIKQFNRIYKENESLESLFEVKEPENNFLHAIERFRNGFLETEKHRSHKHISSPYKNSSAKRIIMFLRWMVRKDKRGVDFGIWENIDQKNLSIPLDVHTGNISRKLGLVSRTQNDWKTVEELDAAIRKFDEADPAKYDFALFGLGVTKELL
- a CDS encoding DUF1003 domain-containing protein, whose product is MKKYNEKTEVLEKIADSITSWIGSIQSLIVHTLLFLTSFLLPMLHIVDFDKMLLILTTVLSLEAIYLAIFIQMSVNKSHEKIEDIQEDIEEISEDIEDIQEDIEEISEDIEEISEDIEEINEDIEDIQEDIEEINEEEEEEDHNERAKNVILRSNVNSNKNEIKALKDIISQLKNEIEQLKKEE